The window tacGAGGCAAGAATcctaagatattttttaaaaagaacatatatgtataaaaacatttatagcagctcttttcccagggcaaagaattagaaattgagggaatacccatcaattCCAAAaggaataaattgtagtatgtgattatgatgaaataatattgttacataacaaataatgagcaggatgctgtcagaaaaacttggaaagttttCTATGAACTcgagcaaagtgaaatgtactatgtagatagtaatagcaatattgtgggatgatcaactgggaAAGACTTCTCTATGCTCAGCAAGTGTTCTGAAagaatttaagatgaaaaatactatccatacccacagaaagaactgatcgtgtctaaatacagattgaagcatacttttttttaaaattcttttttcttgaggattttttttggggggaagatctatgttttctttcacaacatgacttttatagaaatgttttgcataacttgacatgtgtcttctcaatgaggggagggataaggaaaggagagaatctggaactcaaagtttaaaaaaaaatgtaaaaatgctttacatagaatgtgggaaaataaaaatattaaaataaagaatgtcATTTAATCAACAAGTACTTGTTGGGTAGCTACTTCTGTGTTATGGGACAGAAAAGTTACAATGACTAATTTTCTAATCTAGCTGAATACATAAGACTAACACAAAATAGAATAATACAACACATAAAGTGCTAAATTATGACACCAAATATAGGTTTCATtatggtaaaaaggaaagaaaagtgaatgagGACTAAAGGAATTAGGAATGGGGGACCCTGAAGGATGAACAGGATTTGCACAAGTTTCAAGAAATGAGAGGGATTTTAAGGGAATCAAATAACTTATGCTAGATCACTACCCCTAACTGACGATGTTCCCCAAtgaatgttcttttttcctttctttcactctGAACCCGGCCTCTTGGTGTTCTCAATTCCCATGGGTTCAAATGTTATCTCTAAGCAGATGACttacagagatacagagatataAACATAGTTATAGAGTCCCAGAACTTTAGTCTTAAATCACTACCTGACTTAAAACATCTCCATCTAAAATATACAATAAGCATCTTAAATTCAATGCACGCAAACTGGAACACATTATTCTACCACCTCCAactctcaaaaaaaaacccaaaactaccCCAGCTCAAAATTTCTGTTTTTGATAAGGACATCCCGGTTCACAACTTCAGAATCATCAATTCTGccctttctctcatttctacATCTAATCACTTGCTTTTGTTGATTCGACCTCAACAGCAtctcttgcctttgtttccttcttCATTCACATGGCTATCCCCTAACTCAAGCCtgtctcctttttgatctggacATTGCACTAGTTTTCTAACTACACTCCCAATTTACAGGATCTTCTCTCTCCAATCTATAtttcacatagctgccaaaataacctcctgaataagttatggcacataaaagtaatggaatattatttttctattcaaaaaatgaataagctgattttagaaaggcctggaaagatttacaccaACTGacgctgagcaaaacaagcagaaccatgaATACATTAAACACAGTaaaatttttaccttctgaatccaattcttcttgtgaaCCGTAtggttatgcacacatatattatatctaggatatactataacatatttaacataagactgccatctagaggaggaggtggagggaaaaaaaggaaaagtcagaacagaagtgagtgcaagggataatgttgtaaaaaattacccaggaatatattctgtcaacaaaaagttataataaaaataaataaatatcttttttaaaagatgcaaatgagggggaaaaaaaacacagtaacaagaagattgtgtgatgatcaagtatgaaagacttggttcttctcagcagttcagtgatctaaggcaatcccaataaactttgcatGGAAAACACTATTtgcatccagggaaagaactatggaaaatgtaaatcaacacaagctatgttcacatttttttttcttctcattgtttttcccttttgttctgattttttttctcccaacgtaattcatattttttaaaaagaatgtatatgtataaccagaaaaaaaaaaattaaaaaaaaaaacttctgaaagCACAAGTGTGAGCAAGTCACTCACGTGATCAAGCTATTATTTCTAGAATAAAAATTTAAGCCAGCCTTTTTTTctaagtttaataaatattactcCTCTTCTTACATTCCAGGCAAACTGGCCTATCTGTGGTTGCCCAAATTTGGCAATCTACTTCCTACCTCCATGGTTTTGCTCTGGTTGTCCCCATTCCTGAGAAGTAATCCCACCTCAACTTCCATCTTTTAGAATCCTCAGCTTCCTCCAAAACACAGCTCCATGCCATCTCTCTTGATTGCCTTGTTATTGAAGACTCCTCCAATTATCATGTATATACATGTTGGTTTACATGTTGTATTCCCCCCAGTGCAATTTAAGTTTCTGAGGGAAAAGTTTGCTTCATTCTTGTCTAGTATTTATAGCACCTGGCATAATATCATAAATccaaaagacatttaatgaatattgactGGATTGGTGAGACAGTATACAGCGGGAGCAAAGAGCATGCTTAATAAGTCATGACTTATTAAGTGAGCAGGGAGACACAGACCTGATTAACTGGATCATGTGAACTACACAGTTGAAATGCAAAACTGTAACTACACAACATGGAAGGATGTTAATATTAATCTATTTATAAGGTGGACCATCAGTATGGATATGGACACATATGTcatatactatttaaaaatcatttgtctAAGCTCATGCAAACACTTCTGTAGCcaagaaatcaaaaaaatcagTAGAATAGAAGACAAGTCTGGATTACACAATCCAGGCAAGTTTAAAACCAGCTTTGAGCTGAGACTGAACTTTAGAATGActaaaattctagaaaatttcatttttaaaacacaattttCTCTACCAGAGAACTGCTGCACAGGCCTAGTGCTCTGAATTTTAAAAGGCAGGCCAAGGTTCCACAAGACATCTGTGCTGTCTCAAAGGAACACTTTGTTTCTCTTTGGTCTGACTGACCACCATGCATACAACTAGGTCTGTTATCATGGCCTGTTAAATGACAAATTATGAGCCAAATAtagaaaatacttcataaatgcaATGGATCTGAATGGGAATGCTCAAACTCATGTCCCCATCTTTACGCATCTTTATGTCCACTTACAGAAGGTCTCCTGGCCAACTCGGACTTTGATCATAAACCACTCCATTGCTCCTCCcagaacaaagaagaaaggaagaaacctATAGACACCAAAGCGCTGTTTTCCAGGTATCCTCCGCAGAAGTTGCTTCACTTGTTTCCTTGTGAACATCTCCAAGGTGACAGCCAGCAGACTTCATGGGAAATAAACTGAAACTACAGATGGAAAGCAAGATATTGTGCAGCTCCTACaacaacctcagtttcttttttttttttttttttcagcttttaatttacaagaaagCTCACTGATGCTGCCTTATGGCTTTTAAATGGTAACTCCCTAGCGCTCTAGAGCTTTCATGTTTACAAAACACAAGTCCCAGAAGGTTCCCAGGGGTTGCCCGTCTCACAGCTCCTCAATTTCAAAGACAAAGGTCAAAGACAGGCCATTTCTCCTGACTATAAGTCTATCCATCCTATTGCTCTTTCTACACCCAAAAGCCAATCTCTAAAACGAAAAGATCTACtttggattgtttttgttttttttttttttaaatcagctacTAAACATATCTATTTTCACTTAAGAAATAGCAGGGTATTATAAAAAAGAGTGTTACTGTTTTCTGAGACACTTCTGTCACATTTGGCATCATATTTTACAAAGGATATAGGATTATATGGAGCCAAAAGACAATACTAAAACTGTAATTAACTTTTCAACTAAGTAACAATATGACCATGGCAAAGTTACAATCTCTTGGGGCTACAAAGTCTCTTCAATTACAATTTGCATTCCATGATTTATAGCAACATATCATTGAAGACAATGGATGTAACAATACTAGAGgttaaaacagaagaaataagcaaattgaaagcaaaagccaatgaatgaaaaataaaatcagaagattGTTGAGAGAGATGTAAACCCAGAAATGTGGGTAGGCTATTCACATGCAGGAGCAAAGGATAACTAATACTCCAGTGGTGTCCATGAAATGGCAAAAGATTTGAAGGGCAGCTCTCAATATGTTGAGATTTAGGAAAGAATAAGGACAAAGGAAGTCAGAGAATGATGGCAGAGGTTGTGATGTACCCCTTAAAGGGAGAATCCATAATGATGAGATTCcaggttgggaaaaaaaaatctaagcataTTAACTATTAATTAACTAACCATTAATAACATGTAAATCAACAATAACCATTGCCTTCTAGGTCACCTATATTGATTATTTTTCAGTTGAACATTCCATGATTTACAGCAACgttcattaaaaaagagaatgtgtttttaaaaaatagattttattgcaGAAATAactaaattgaaaacaaaaaccatgaaattgaaaaatgaaactagttttttttgaagaaaaaacacaacaaacTGTTAGCTAATTTGATAGcagtaaaaagagaattaaattgccaaatcaaaaagggaaaaggaaaatgtatgATAAATTAGGAGAAATTATATAAAGCTCAATCATATGGCAGCAAAACTATTAGTTaataaaatatctacaaaaatataaaacatacagATTAACAAGATACAGAATTGACAGAAACCAAAGCCAAAAAAAGACACTGAACAagccatttaaaaaacaaaaaactagaactagttggatttacaagtgaattatattaaacattaaaagaacaattattaATTTGAGTAATAAATTAGCTGTTTTGCAAAATAGAGAAAACATCCTACCATGCTCCTTCTATAAGACAAATATGATCCTGATGCCTAATCAGGGAGAGAGAAAGCCTAGAAAGAAGAATACAGACCAATATCTCTAATGAATAACTACACTAAAATATAGGCAAGAAGTTACAACAGATTAAAAAGATCATACATTATAACTGGAATGGATTCATACTACAAATTCAGGGTTGATGATAAACATAATCAACcatatgaaaaatggaaaacagtaaaaattccatttatattataaaacattaagaaaaggaataaataaatctCTCCTTAATATGGTAAACTGTATCTGAAACTGAGAACAATAATTATGTATAATGGAGAACCACAAATGGCCTCTCAAATTACAATATCAGTTGCTaccattattatttgatatagttctaaaaatgcttactaaagaaaaaaaattaaacatgacCAAAACccccaaattattatttttgtagatACTATGATGGCTTACTCAGGGCACCCAAGAGATTCAcctaaaaaacaactgaaataaaAACTTCAGTAAAATGGAAGTTTGCAGAATAAACacataaatatcaattttttttgcaGAATAACAAGAAAATccaacaggaagagatagaaaaataaaaatccattctaAATAATGGGAAGGTATAAAATATAAGTCTATCTAGCCAAAAAATATGGTGAACATGTTCTGAACACCTGAACATCTACACATAGatctacaaaatagaaatagagttAAATAATGTTGGActgtgccaatataataaaaatgacaacagtaCCCaaattcagtgccataccaaatgAATTGTCAAAGAGTTAGTTTGTATAGAGGTACAAAAAAagagtaacaaaattcatctggaggaagaAGTCTTAGTCAAGGATCTCAAAAGAAAGCActaaaaaagagaagtgaaaattaaaatatctctgtGGTTCCTTCAAACACATATTAAACACAAACACATATCAAACACAAACATATCATATCAAATacatcaaacaaaaaagaaaaaatagccatTGGAGGACTTTCAGAGGACAGGCTTATTAATGTACTATTAGAGGAACTataaattgattcaaccattctggaaagcaatttggaattatagcTCAAAAATCATGATcttgcataccctttaacccaaaGATACCACTAATAGatgggcagcaaggtggcacagtggatagaccattAGGTCTACAGTGAAtgagaattgagttcaaatctagcatcagatacttactatttaTTACTAGATAACaatgtttgttcttcatttcttataaaaatgaactgaagaaaagggcaaaacactccagtatctttgccaagaaaaagggATCCCATAACTCAACAACTACCTCTGGATATGTACCCtaaaaagttcaaagaaaaagaaaatagcatatatatatatatatatatttgtggtaaaagatcatagaaaatagTGGGTATACATCAACAGGGCAATGTTATCTGAATgttaacagaatattattgtgccattaGAAAACATGAAAGGGATAGATTGAGACACTCT of the Sarcophilus harrisii chromosome 1, mSarHar1.11, whole genome shotgun sequence genome contains:
- the SMIM4 gene encoding small integral membrane protein 4, which gives rise to MFTRKQVKQLLRRIPGKQRFGVYRFLPFFFVLGGAMEWFMIKVRVGQETFYDVYRRKESERQYQRRLEEES